A window of the Loxodonta africana isolate mLoxAfr1 chromosome 3, mLoxAfr1.hap2, whole genome shotgun sequence genome harbors these coding sequences:
- the WNT4 gene encoding protein Wnt-4: MSPRSCLRSLRLLVFAVFSAAASNWLYLAKLSSVGSISEEETCEKLKGLIQRQVQMCKRNLEVMDSVRRGAQLAIEECQYQFRNRRWNCSTLDSLPVFGKVVTQGTREAAFVYAISSAGVAFAVTRACSSGELEKCGCDRTVHGVSPQGFQWSGCSDNIAYGVAFSQSFVDVRERSKGASSSRALMNLHNNEAGRKAILSHMRVECKCHGVSGSCEVKTCWRAVPPFRQVGHALKEKFDGATEVEPRRVGSSRALVPRNAQFKPHTDEDLVYLEPSPDFCEQDIRSGVLGTRGRTCNKTSKAIDGCELLCCGRGFHTAQVELAERCSCKFHWCCFVKCRQCQRLVELHTCR, translated from the exons GTACTTGGCCAAGCTGTCATCGGTGGGGAGCATTTCGGAGGAGGAAACGTGCGAGAAGCTCAAGGGCCTGATCCAGAGGCAGGTGCAGATGTGCAAGCGGAACCTGGAGGTGATGGACTCAGTGCGCCGCGGCGCCCAGCTCGCCATTGAGGAGTGCCAGTACCAGTTCCGGAACCGGCGCTGGAACTGCTCCACGCTTGACTCCCTGCCAGTCTTTGGCAAGGTGGTAACGCAAG GGACACGGGAGGCGGCCTTCGTGTACGCCATCTCTTCAGCAGGTGTGGCCTTTGCGGTGACACGGGCGTGCAGCAGTGGGGAGCTAGAAAAGTGCGGCTGTGACCGGACAGTGCACGGGGTCAGCCCACAGG GCTTCCAGTGGTCAGGATGCTCGGACAACATCGCCTATGGCGTGGCCTTCTCACAATCATTTGTGGACGTGCGGGAGAGAAGCAAGGGAGCCTCGTCCAGCCGGGCCCTCATGAACCTCCACAACAATGAGGCCGGCAGGAAG GCTATCTTGTCACACATGCGGGTAGAGTGCAAGTGCCATGGGGTGTCAGGCTCCTGTGAGGTAAAGACGTGTTGGCGGGCCGTGCCGCCCTTCCGCCAGGTGGGCCATGCACTGAAGGAGAAGTTTGATGGCGCCACTGAGGTGGAGCCACGTCGTGTGGGCTCCTCCAGGGCACTGGTGCCGCGCAACGCACAGTTCAAGCCACATACAGATGAGGACCTGGTGTACTTGGAGCCCAGCCCAGACTTCTGTGAGCAAGACATACGCAGCGGCGTGCTGGGCACAAGAGGCCGCACATGCAACAAGACATCCAAGGCCATCGACGGCTGTGAGCTGCTGTGCTGTGGCCGCGGCTTCCACACAGCCCAGGTGGAGCTGGCTGAACGCTGCAGCTGCAAATTCCACTGGTGCTGCTTCGTCAAGTGCCGGCAGTGCCAGCGGCTCGTAGAGTTGCACACGTGCCGATGA